One window from the genome of Nicotiana sylvestris chromosome 9, ASM39365v2, whole genome shotgun sequence encodes:
- the LOC138877290 gene encoding uncharacterized protein yields MHRNSTPYRPKANGAVKAANKNIKKILRKAIQSSRQWHEQLPFALLGYRTTVRTSVGATPYLLVYGTEAVIPAEVEIPSLRTIVEAGIEDSEWVKTRLEQLTLIDEKQMVAVCHG; encoded by the coding sequence atgcataggaactccactccttatcggcccaaggccaatggagCTGTtaaagcagcaaacaagaacatcaagaagattttgaggaaggcgatccagagttcccgacaatggcatgaacagttacccttcgcattgctgggatatcgcacGACAGTgcgcacatcagtaggggcaaccccttactTGTTAGTTTATGGGAcagaggctgtgataccagcagaggtagaaattccttcgctccgaaccattgtcgaagcaggaattgaagatagcgagtgggttaagactcgattggagcaactgactttgattgacgagaagcaAATGGTTGCGGTTTGTCACGGGTAA